The Algoriphagus sp. TR-M9 genome has a window encoding:
- a CDS encoding zinc-dependent metalloprotease yields MRNTLPKLLKRLTLVLAVMGAMMYSTDSFAQKKKKKNAKKETSAPTAKPANGSKDSGPKPYSEVITSKAKSKDGLFKVHQIENKYYYEIPDSLLNRDMLMVTTIAKTADGIGYGGERTNTLMMKWEKYNDEIHLKISSVNNYAADSLPIALAVKNSNLEPLLQKFDIKSNQTDSTGIVIEVTDLFAKDVQAIGLPKRQRTQYKVTRLDTDRSYIDHIHTYPINIEARYVMTYLANDPPSNSSTGSITLEMNSSMLLLPKEPMKQRLSDQRVGWFSRSIVDYGSDAQKAERRSFLDRWRLEVKDEDIEKFKAGELVEPKKQIVYYIDPATPKQWVPYLIAGVEDWQAAFEEAGFKNAIVAKLAPTPEEDPDWSPEDARYSVIRYFASDIQNAYGPHVSDPRSGEILESDIGWYHNVMNLLRNWFFIQTAAINPDARSVQFKDEVMGRLVRFVSSHEVGHTLGLPHNFASSHAYPVEKLRDAAFTKEMGTAPSIMDYARFNYIAQPGDEGVSLMPNIGPYDKYAVAWGYRPILDAETPEDELMTLDQWIMEKQDDPVYRYGRQGNSYDPTAQSEDLGDNSMKASEYGIANLKRIVPNLMEWTAEEDKPFKNYDDLDEMYGQVVTQFNRYMGHVKTNVGGVAEVYRASGQEEPVYTHTAKDIQKSAIAFLNAELFTTPEWLMQDEIFARTQDFGALERIRSVQANTLNAVLDMGRLGRVIENEALNGDEAYKITELFDDLRKGIWSELPSGKTIDVHRRALQRAHIERLEYLMTNDGPNIPSALRRYYGTPINASQSDIRPMARGELKILQKDIKSAIARTSDRMSKLHLEDALERINAILDPK; encoded by the coding sequence ATGAGAAATACCCTACCCAAATTACTGAAGAGACTTACCCTAGTTTTAGCTGTAATGGGCGCTATGATGTATTCTACAGATTCTTTTGCTCAAAAAAAGAAAAAGAAGAATGCTAAAAAAGAGACCTCCGCACCTACGGCAAAGCCTGCTAACGGAAGCAAAGACTCCGGTCCTAAGCCGTACAGTGAAGTCATCACTTCCAAAGCCAAGTCCAAAGATGGCTTGTTCAAGGTGCACCAGATCGAAAACAAGTATTACTATGAAATCCCTGATTCCCTGCTGAACAGGGACATGCTCATGGTCACCACCATCGCCAAAACTGCCGACGGAATAGGCTACGGTGGAGAACGCACCAACACACTGATGATGAAATGGGAGAAATATAACGATGAAATCCATCTGAAAATCTCCTCCGTAAACAACTACGCAGCAGACTCTCTGCCAATTGCCCTGGCTGTGAAAAACTCCAACTTGGAGCCTTTGCTGCAGAAGTTTGACATCAAATCTAACCAAACAGATTCTACCGGAATCGTGATTGAGGTGACCGACCTTTTTGCGAAGGACGTGCAGGCCATCGGCTTACCAAAGAGACAACGCACGCAATACAAAGTCACCCGTCTGGATACAGACAGATCGTACATCGACCATATCCACACCTACCCGATCAATATCGAAGCTAGATACGTAATGACTTATCTGGCTAATGACCCTCCTTCTAACAGCTCCACTGGATCTATTACATTGGAGATGAACTCTTCCATGCTTTTACTGCCAAAGGAACCAATGAAGCAAAGACTCAGCGATCAGCGCGTAGGCTGGTTCAGCAGATCTATAGTGGATTATGGCTCTGACGCTCAGAAGGCAGAACGAAGATCCTTCCTGGACAGATGGAGACTGGAAGTGAAAGACGAGGATATAGAAAAATTCAAAGCTGGAGAGCTCGTAGAGCCGAAAAAACAGATCGTTTACTACATCGATCCTGCCACCCCTAAGCAGTGGGTACCCTACCTGATCGCCGGAGTGGAAGATTGGCAAGCGGCTTTTGAGGAAGCTGGTTTCAAAAATGCCATTGTGGCGAAGCTAGCTCCTACACCTGAGGAAGACCCAGACTGGAGTCCAGAAGATGCCCGTTATTCCGTAATCAGATATTTCGCTTCTGATATCCAAAATGCCTATGGCCCTCACGTGTCTGATCCACGATCAGGAGAAATCCTGGAATCTGATATAGGATGGTATCATAACGTGATGAACCTACTGAGAAACTGGTTCTTTATCCAAACTGCCGCGATCAATCCTGACGCTAGAAGTGTACAGTTCAAAGATGAAGTAATGGGTAGACTGGTCAGATTTGTTTCATCTCACGAGGTGGGACACACACTTGGACTACCGCATAACTTTGCCTCTTCTCACGCTTACCCAGTGGAAAAACTGAGAGATGCTGCTTTCACTAAAGAAATGGGAACTGCTCCATCCATTATGGATTATGCACGATTCAATTACATCGCACAGCCAGGCGATGAAGGTGTGAGTCTGATGCCAAATATAGGCCCTTACGATAAGTATGCCGTGGCTTGGGGCTACAGACCCATCCTAGATGCTGAAACTCCTGAAGATGAGTTAATGACCTTGGATCAGTGGATCATGGAAAAGCAAGATGATCCTGTATATAGATATGGGCGTCAAGGAAATAGCTACGATCCTACCGCTCAAAGTGAAGACCTGGGCGACAACTCCATGAAAGCCTCTGAGTATGGTATCGCTAACTTAAAGAGAATTGTTCCAAACCTGATGGAGTGGACCGCTGAAGAAGATAAACCCTTTAAGAACTATGATGACCTAGATGAAATGTACGGTCAAGTAGTCACCCAGTTTAACCGATACATGGGGCATGTAAAAACCAATGTAGGTGGTGTAGCTGAGGTTTATAGAGCATCTGGACAGGAGGAGCCGGTTTATACCCATACTGCCAAGGACATCCAGAAATCTGCCATTGCCTTTTTAAATGCAGAATTATTTACCACTCCGGAGTGGCTGATGCAAGATGAAATTTTTGCCAGAACGCAGGATTTCGGAGCACTGGAAAGAATCAGAAGCGTACAAGCCAACACGCTGAACGCCGTGCTGGACATGGGAAGATTAGGCCGAGTGATTGAAAATGAAGCACTGAACGGTGACGAGGCTTACAAAATCACCGAGCTATTTGATGACCTGAGAAAAGGCATCTGGTCAGAGCTTCCTTCTGGCAAGACCATAGATGTTCACAGAAGAGCCCTGCAAAGAGCCCATATCGAGCGTTTAGAATACTTGATGACCAATGATGGTCCAAACATCCCTTCTGCATTGAGAAGGTATTACGGTACCCCGATCAATGCCTCCCAGTCTGACATCAGACCTATGGCTAGAGGAGAACTGAAAATCCTTCAAAAAGACATCAAATCAGCTATTGCCAGGACTTCCGATAGAATGTCAAAGCTTCATCTGGAAGATGCTTTAGAGCGGATCAATGCCATACTAGATCCTAAATAA
- a CDS encoding NAD(P)/FAD-dependent oxidoreductase, with the protein MHKYEIIIVGGGLAGLVSGFLLAKSGKKVLLIEKKTYPFHRVCGEYVSKEVEDFLRREALLPTALDLPRMTHFHFSDTSGSMAKVPLDLGGFGISRYVLDDYLFQQAKAMGVSPKTGAAAETITFDPTENHFKVGLRGGEEFYAEFVIGAFGKRSKLDKTLNRPFIAKRSPYIGVKYHIRTEFDTSAVALHNFDGGYCGLNAIEEGKGNLCYLGSREALRQFGSLDKMEREILWKNPHLNKLFNESDFLLEKPEVINEINFEKKKPVENHILMAGDSAGLITPLCGNGMAMAIHAGKLAAEAILQGKDREQVENLYARGWKAKFERRLWVGRNSQRLFGGHRASGFARSLISNFPGFAKLIISQTHGKVI; encoded by the coding sequence ATGCATAAATATGAAATAATTATAGTTGGTGGTGGACTGGCCGGTTTGGTGTCTGGATTTTTACTGGCAAAAAGTGGCAAAAAAGTTCTCTTGATCGAAAAGAAGACTTACCCTTTTCATCGGGTATGCGGGGAATATGTGTCAAAGGAAGTGGAAGATTTCCTGAGAAGGGAAGCGCTCCTGCCTACTGCGCTAGATCTGCCTAGAATGACTCATTTTCATTTCTCAGATACTTCAGGTAGCATGGCCAAAGTTCCCTTGGATCTAGGTGGATTTGGAATCAGCCGATATGTTTTGGACGATTACCTGTTTCAGCAGGCTAAAGCAATGGGGGTAAGCCCGAAAACCGGAGCGGCTGCAGAAACCATCACTTTTGACCCTACCGAAAACCATTTTAAAGTTGGGCTTCGCGGTGGAGAGGAATTCTATGCAGAATTTGTCATAGGGGCATTTGGGAAGAGGTCAAAGCTGGACAAGACGTTGAACCGGCCATTTATAGCAAAGCGCAGCCCGTACATAGGGGTGAAATATCATATCAGGACGGAATTTGACACCAGTGCAGTAGCCCTGCATAATTTCGATGGGGGGTATTGTGGGCTCAATGCCATAGAGGAGGGCAAAGGAAATCTTTGCTATTTGGGAAGTAGGGAAGCATTAAGGCAATTTGGCTCACTTGACAAAATGGAGCGGGAGATCCTGTGGAAAAATCCTCATCTCAACAAACTGTTTAATGAAAGTGATTTTCTTTTGGAAAAGCCAGAAGTGATCAACGAGATCAATTTTGAGAAAAAGAAGCCGGTCGAAAACCATATCCTCATGGCTGGCGATTCAGCAGGATTGATTACTCCTCTCTGTGGCAACGGAATGGCCATGGCTATACACGCCGGGAAGCTCGCCGCCGAGGCGATCCTGCAAGGCAAAGATAGAGAACAGGTAGAAAACCTGTACGCCAGGGGCTGGAAGGCAAAGTTTGAACGGAGGCTTTGGGTGGGGAGAAATTCTCAGCGCCTTTTTGGGGGGCATCGTGCCTCTGGTTTTGCCCGGTCTTTGATCTCCAATTTCCCCGGCTTTGCGAAGCTTATCATCAGTCAAACTCACGGGAAGGTCATCTAA
- a CDS encoding UbiA family prenyltransferase: MISKSSLKHLRIPFSFFLVPVFFFALAFTPNLNESRLIWVFVALHLFLYPSSNGYNSYFDKDEESIGGLRHPPKVTSDLLWLSMSLWVIAIGIGWTINLSIAAMILLYGLVSMAYSHPRLRIKKYPWLSWFIAGLFQGYFTFAIAYAGVSSLDYTVLFKEHVIIPGLLTSSLLWASYPLTQVYQHGEDSRRGDQTLSLVLGIRGTFLFASLLFILAGAAFAWFFLDRNQEDVLWMFLAALAPVMIYFLVWFNFIRLDAVKYANYSWMMGMNLISAIMLNAFFIYYFFENTQIHQALGY, encoded by the coding sequence ATGATCAGCAAATCCAGCCTTAAGCACTTACGCATTCCTTTCTCTTTTTTCTTAGTGCCGGTGTTTTTCTTTGCCTTGGCTTTCACCCCTAACCTCAATGAATCCAGGCTGATATGGGTCTTTGTCGCTTTGCACCTCTTTCTATACCCTTCCAGTAATGGCTATAACAGCTATTTTGACAAGGACGAGGAAAGTATAGGAGGATTAAGGCATCCTCCCAAAGTGACTTCTGATCTTTTATGGCTATCCATGAGCCTTTGGGTCATAGCCATAGGTATAGGATGGACTATTAACCTGAGCATTGCCGCGATGATTTTGCTGTACGGCCTAGTGAGCATGGCTTATTCCCATCCCAGGCTTCGAATCAAAAAATACCCCTGGCTGAGCTGGTTTATTGCTGGGCTATTTCAAGGGTATTTCACATTTGCAATTGCCTACGCGGGCGTCAGCAGTTTAGACTATACAGTGCTTTTCAAAGAACATGTAATTATACCCGGATTATTGACCAGCTCCTTGCTTTGGGCATCTTATCCTCTTACGCAGGTTTACCAGCATGGGGAAGATTCCCGCCGCGGTGACCAGACCTTGAGTTTGGTGCTGGGGATTCGCGGGACATTTCTCTTCGCTTCGCTGCTCTTTATTCTGGCGGGTGCGGCATTTGCGTGGTTTTTTTTGGATAGAAACCAAGAGGATGTGCTCTGGATGTTTTTGGCGGCCTTAGCACCTGTGATGATTTACTTTTTGGTTTGGTTCAATTTCATCAGACTCGATGCTGTGAAATATGCCAATTATTCTTGGATGATGGGGATGAATCTGATTTCGGCTATTATGCTGAATGCTTTCTTTATCTATTATTTTTTTGAAAATACCCAGATCCATCAAGCCTTGGGGTATTAG
- a CDS encoding type III polyketide synthase yields MASSIVSIGLANPGAPIAQASIADFMKKAHQLDELESRKLGFLYRKSGIDTRYSVLDDFEKSGSSEFTFFPKSEDFEPFPGTKARMDVFSKTAADLCETAARSCLSKPKTHTSEVSHLILVSCTGMMAPGVELQLMERLGLQDSVERYCVHFMGCYAAFTGLKLADKIVLAEPEAKVLLVSVELCTLHFQKEYSEDNVLANSLFGDGAAAALVMNSEQGMKMQSYQSNVLREGEADMAWGIGDFGFEMRLSKYIPTLLDKGIQQLLEKFEHKYQLSTLKHFAIHPGGKQILQKVKEAFQLPDSANTHALEVLSKFGNMSSSTILFVLHSMMEDPAIQGKILAMGFGPGLTLETLLLDKQ; encoded by the coding sequence ATGGCAAGTAGTATAGTGAGTATAGGTCTGGCAAACCCGGGAGCGCCTATCGCACAAGCGAGCATCGCAGATTTTATGAAAAAAGCCCATCAGCTGGATGAGCTGGAATCGCGAAAACTGGGTTTTCTTTACCGCAAATCGGGGATTGATACTCGATACAGTGTCTTGGATGATTTTGAAAAATCTGGATCTTCTGAGTTTACTTTTTTTCCGAAAAGTGAAGATTTCGAACCCTTTCCAGGAACCAAAGCCCGAATGGATGTATTCAGCAAGACTGCTGCTGATTTGTGCGAAACGGCAGCCAGAAGTTGCTTGTCAAAACCTAAAACCCATACCTCGGAGGTTTCCCATTTGATCTTGGTGTCCTGTACCGGGATGATGGCTCCTGGAGTAGAATTACAGCTGATGGAGCGCCTGGGCTTGCAGGATTCTGTGGAGCGGTACTGTGTGCATTTCATGGGATGCTATGCCGCTTTTACGGGTTTGAAATTAGCAGATAAAATAGTCTTAGCAGAGCCTGAGGCCAAGGTGCTCTTGGTATCTGTAGAGCTTTGTACCTTGCACTTTCAAAAGGAATACAGCGAGGATAATGTGCTGGCCAATTCCCTTTTTGGAGATGGTGCAGCTGCGGCTTTGGTGATGAATTCTGAGCAGGGTATGAAGATGCAGTCTTACCAAAGCAATGTGCTCCGGGAAGGAGAGGCTGATATGGCTTGGGGAATCGGGGATTTTGGCTTTGAGATGCGTCTGAGTAAGTATATTCCTACTTTGCTGGACAAAGGTATTCAGCAGCTTTTGGAAAAATTTGAGCATAAATATCAATTATCCACCTTGAAACATTTTGCGATTCATCCTGGGGGGAAGCAGATTTTGCAAAAGGTCAAAGAAGCTTTCCAGTTGCCGGACTCCGCCAATACACATGCTCTTGAGGTGTTGTCGAAATTTGGGAATATGTCCTCCAGTACTATTCTTTTTGTTTTGCACAGCATGATGGAAGATCCAGCTATACAGGGAAAAATCCTTGCCATGGGCTTTGGTCCGGGCTTGACATTGGAAACCTTATTATTGGACAAGCAATGA
- a CDS encoding methyltransferase domain-containing protein, translated as MSLFAQRSEEKELMDDLECSGAELSHTLAELKTINRWLGGNYVSTNGLLKICKRYPQDSYTLADIGCGGGDMIKVMQKWADDQKKDINFIGIDANKNIIDLARERLADLPKVTWRVQNVFSEEFSEEKVDISTCTLFTHHFTDSELVGLLKSLKAKSRLGIVINDLHRHWFAFYSIKFLTWLFSKSEMVKHDASLSVLRSFSKSDWEKTLRSAEIDNFEISWHWAFRWQVNIYFSKPSIKIN; from the coding sequence ATGAGTCTATTTGCGCAGCGAAGTGAAGAAAAGGAGCTGATGGATGACCTGGAATGCTCGGGGGCGGAGTTGTCACACACTTTGGCGGAGTTGAAAACAATAAACCGCTGGCTAGGCGGTAATTACGTCTCTACCAATGGACTGCTAAAGATCTGCAAGCGCTACCCTCAGGACAGCTATACCCTTGCGGATATAGGCTGTGGAGGGGGAGATATGATCAAAGTAATGCAAAAATGGGCGGATGATCAGAAAAAAGATATTAACTTTATAGGCATCGATGCCAACAAAAATATCATTGATCTGGCTCGAGAAAGATTAGCTGACCTGCCCAAAGTCACCTGGAGAGTGCAGAATGTTTTTAGTGAAGAATTCTCCGAAGAAAAAGTAGATATATCTACTTGCACGCTCTTTACACATCATTTTACCGATAGCGAGTTAGTCGGACTTTTGAAATCTCTCAAGGCCAAATCCAGACTTGGGATTGTAATTAATGACCTTCATAGGCATTGGTTTGCTTTTTACAGCATCAAATTTCTGACCTGGTTATTCAGTAAATCTGAGATGGTCAAACATGATGCGTCCTTATCTGTGTTAAGGAGTTTTTCTAAATCAGACTGGGAAAAAACGCTTAGATCTGCAGAAATTGATAATTTTGAAATAAGCTGGCACTGGGCTTTTCGCTGGCAAGTGAACATATATTTTAGTAAACCATCAATTAAAATCAATTAA
- a CDS encoding mechanosensitive ion channel family protein, whose translation MEDYGISQETMDALYADGISLAAEVAFRIIGALLFYFIGRAIVKKVLKTIARALEKRDDTPSLNEFLNSFSKILLYFILFVGVLMILGVPGSSFLAVFGAAGLAIGLALQGSLSNFAGGLLILAFKPFKVGHVIVAQGHTGTVARVQVLYTHLMTFDNQEVIIPNGNLANSDIINMSTQETRRAELKVGVAYGTNIKQAKEIILNIFENDPRALKDPAPFVALSNFGDSSLDIVVRVWAKSADMWPMYFDGMEAINTEFEKHGIEIPFPQRVVHQIQEKADGEG comes from the coding sequence ATGGAAGATTACGGAATTTCTCAAGAAACCATGGACGCACTCTATGCTGACGGAATTAGTCTGGCAGCAGAGGTGGCATTTAGAATTATAGGGGCATTACTCTTTTACTTCATAGGCAGAGCTATTGTCAAAAAGGTACTGAAAACCATCGCGAGAGCTTTGGAAAAAAGAGATGACACGCCTTCATTGAATGAATTTCTTAATAGTTTCTCTAAGATCCTGCTATACTTTATCCTATTCGTAGGAGTGCTGATGATTCTGGGAGTTCCGGGCAGTTCGTTCTTAGCTGTATTTGGAGCTGCTGGTTTAGCTATAGGTTTGGCGCTTCAGGGCTCACTGTCCAATTTTGCCGGAGGACTTTTGATTCTTGCCTTCAAACCTTTCAAAGTAGGACATGTGATCGTGGCCCAAGGTCATACCGGTACTGTGGCCAGAGTACAGGTGCTTTATACTCACTTGATGACATTTGACAATCAGGAAGTGATCATTCCGAACGGAAATTTGGCCAATTCTGATATCATCAATATGAGTACGCAGGAAACCCGAAGAGCCGAACTGAAAGTAGGCGTAGCTTACGGCACTAATATCAAGCAGGCCAAGGAAATCATCTTGAACATTTTCGAAAATGACCCTAGAGCCCTGAAAGATCCTGCTCCATTTGTGGCACTGAGCAATTTTGGCGATAGCTCACTGGATATAGTGGTGCGTGTATGGGCCAAGTCTGCCGATATGTGGCCGATGTATTTCGATGGAATGGAAGCGATCAACACGGAGTTTGAGAAGCATGGCATCGAGATTCCATTCCCTCAGCGAGTGGTACATCAGATTCAAGAAAAAGCAGATGGAGAGGGATAA
- a CDS encoding nitroreductase family protein, producing the protein MEKKRIEGFPHVKYHRPKLTGNEMVSRSEAFYQEMEQRRTVREFDSTPIPVEVLENIIKTANTAPSGAHKQPWTFCLISDSELKTKIRKAAEEEEKTSYASRMSATWKEDLKPLGTTWEKPFLEEAPFLIVVFKQSYGMKNGEKIQHYYVNESVGIACGMLLSAIHKAGLVAVTHTPSPMNFLSKLLKRPAHEKPYLLIPVGYAKAETYVPDIQRKPLEDILIRF; encoded by the coding sequence ATGGAAAAGAAAAGAATAGAAGGATTCCCTCACGTCAAATACCATAGGCCCAAGCTCACTGGAAATGAAATGGTTTCCAGAAGTGAGGCTTTCTACCAAGAAATGGAGCAAAGACGTACAGTACGTGAATTTGACTCCACACCCATCCCAGTAGAAGTTCTGGAAAACATCATCAAAACAGCTAATACTGCTCCATCAGGAGCTCATAAGCAGCCTTGGACCTTCTGCTTGATCTCGGATTCCGAACTGAAGACCAAAATCAGAAAAGCTGCGGAAGAGGAAGAAAAAACCAGCTATGCCAGCCGCATGTCTGCTACTTGGAAAGAAGACTTGAAACCATTAGGAACTACCTGGGAAAAGCCTTTTTTGGAGGAAGCTCCCTTTCTCATCGTAGTTTTCAAACAGTCCTATGGAATGAAAAACGGCGAAAAAATCCAACATTATTATGTCAATGAGTCGGTGGGAATTGCCTGCGGAATGCTCCTATCAGCTATACATAAGGCGGGGCTGGTCGCTGTGACCCATACGCCAAGTCCCATGAATTTTCTAAGTAAGCTTTTAAAAAGACCTGCCCATGAAAAGCCCTACCTGCTAATTCCGGTAGGCTATGCCAAAGCAGAAACATACGTACCGGATATACAACGGAAACCCCTAGAAGATATTCTTATCCGTTTTTAA
- a CDS encoding MutS-related protein, giving the protein MNGFDFDNSTLEEKLKEGKARTGTLSLLRLFVFLAMGGSFVLTLSDAPIWGVALGISVAGFIFLIKKYNHQKDQEAIYLSLQQIETSRQKRVARSLAGLKSGSEFLDKNHPFSNDLDLFGEHSLFQLLNHTVSRPGAQALADRMKSSLDLEKAKAYREASTELASKPEFLQAMESIGLAFYSDEKANAGWIKWLNSPEKSNSLIPLLAYIGPLGGLALAVLSYLGVIPGAFLGIWILVGMLFLGMVFKSLKTAAEEIPSRNQLKTYRYWLSVLEAQSFNSSLLIAHQKHFLLAHRKASQLFDQLDSLGLWIQNRINILYIPLNLFFWTDLFLFVRLVSWKSNYGGLVANFPSQLVEWEVLVSLGAFENEVGGKGEVIAVEDGLKAEELAHPLLLPAKAVANDFKMDQNQSIILLTGANMSGKTTFMRTLGINCVLVNLGLKPYAKAFGFGNFQLYTSMRNSDNLGESVSSFYAELSRIKTLIDRIEKGEKIFFLLDEILKGTNTEDRIAGSEALIRQVNATRSLGIISTHDIELSGMEERIDRVKNYSFHSEIHDQKIDFDYTIKPGACPSFNAHKLMELMGIRFQHEK; this is encoded by the coding sequence ATGAATGGATTTGATTTCGATAATTCAACACTCGAAGAAAAGCTCAAAGAAGGCAAAGCGAGGACAGGAACCCTTTCATTATTAAGGCTTTTTGTGTTTTTGGCCATGGGTGGCAGCTTTGTGCTCACACTTTCTGACGCTCCGATTTGGGGGGTGGCTTTGGGGATTTCGGTTGCTGGATTTATTTTTTTGATCAAGAAATACAATCATCAAAAAGACCAGGAAGCCATTTACCTTAGCTTGCAGCAAATAGAGACCAGTCGTCAAAAAAGAGTGGCTAGGAGCTTGGCAGGACTAAAGTCTGGAAGTGAATTTCTGGATAAAAACCACCCATTTTCCAATGATCTGGATTTATTTGGGGAGCACTCTCTTTTCCAGCTTCTCAATCATACCGTGAGCCGCCCGGGTGCGCAGGCGCTAGCGGATCGAATGAAGTCAAGTTTGGATTTGGAAAAAGCCAAAGCGTATAGAGAGGCCTCTACAGAATTGGCTAGCAAACCGGAATTTCTTCAAGCCATGGAAAGTATTGGCTTAGCATTTTACAGTGATGAAAAAGCAAACGCTGGCTGGATCAAGTGGCTGAATAGTCCCGAAAAGAGCAATTCCCTTATTCCCTTGTTGGCTTACATTGGGCCGCTTGGAGGCTTGGCACTGGCTGTTTTATCCTATCTGGGAGTTATACCGGGAGCTTTTCTTGGGATTTGGATATTGGTAGGTATGCTTTTTTTGGGGATGGTGTTCAAGTCCTTGAAAACCGCCGCCGAGGAGATACCCAGCAGAAACCAGCTGAAGACCTACAGATATTGGCTTTCTGTATTGGAAGCGCAAAGTTTCAATTCTTCACTTTTAATAGCCCATCAAAAACACTTTTTATTAGCTCATCGGAAAGCTTCTCAGCTGTTTGACCAGCTGGATAGCTTGGGACTTTGGATCCAAAACAGGATCAATATCCTTTACATTCCGCTAAACCTGTTTTTTTGGACAGACTTATTTCTCTTTGTCCGCTTGGTTTCCTGGAAGTCAAATTACGGTGGGCTTGTTGCCAATTTCCCTTCCCAATTGGTGGAATGGGAGGTTTTGGTGTCTTTGGGGGCTTTTGAAAATGAGGTAGGAGGCAAAGGGGAAGTGATTGCTGTGGAAGATGGATTGAAAGCTGAGGAATTGGCACATCCGCTGCTTTTGCCTGCCAAAGCTGTGGCAAATGACTTCAAGATGGATCAGAATCAAAGCATAATTCTTTTGACTGGCGCAAATATGAGTGGAAAAACCACCTTTATGCGAACGCTGGGGATCAATTGTGTGTTGGTAAACCTAGGCTTAAAACCTTATGCGAAAGCGTTTGGCTTTGGAAACTTCCAGTTATACACCAGCATGAGAAATTCCGATAATCTGGGTGAAAGTGTAAGCTCCTTTTATGCGGAATTGAGCAGGATCAAGACGCTGATCGATCGAATAGAAAAAGGGGAGAAGATATTCTTTTTACTCGATGAGATTCTGAAAGGAACCAATACGGAGGATAGAATAGCGGGTTCTGAAGCGCTGATTAGGCAGGTAAATGCTACTCGGTCTTTGGGAATAATCAGTACCCATGATATAGAGCTATCGGGAATGGAAGAGCGTATTGATAGGGTGAAAAACTATAGTTTTCACTCTGAAATCCACGATCAAAAAATTGACTTTGATTACACCATAAAGCCGGGCGCATGTCCCAGTTTCAATGCACACAAGCTAATGGAGCTGATGGGGATTCGTTTCCAGCATGAAAAGTAA
- a CDS encoding 5-(carboxyamino)imidazole ribonucleotide synthase, with translation MAIKPQSPILGVLGGGQLGRMLIQSAVNYNQDIHILDPDPNAPCKDLCQRFTAGSLKDFDTVYAFGHGCDVITVEIESVNTEALEKLQREGKKVFPQPHILNLIKDKRKQKQFYQHHNIPTADFILTADKAEVIHNSAFLPAVNKLGKEGYDGRGVQVLRSENDLEKAFDAPGLLEKLIDFDTEIAVTVARNEAGEMLAYPAVECAFHPTANLVEYLFAPAQISAEIEQKAQEIAKDVILKLGMVGILAVEMFVTKDGEVLVNEVAPRPHNSGHHTIEANFTSQFEQHLRSVMNWPLGNPSLRCPAAMINLLGEEGHEGVAYVEGMEEAMKEEGVYIHLYGKKITKPFRKMGHVTILDENIDQLKERATRIKELIKIKSKA, from the coding sequence ATGGCAATAAAACCCCAATCCCCCATCCTCGGCGTACTAGGCGGTGGCCAGCTGGGCAGAATGCTGATCCAGTCGGCAGTGAACTACAACCAGGATATCCACATTTTGGATCCGGATCCAAATGCTCCCTGTAAGGATCTTTGTCAGCGTTTTACTGCGGGATCTTTGAAAGATTTCGATACAGTTTATGCGTTTGGACATGGCTGTGATGTGATCACTGTGGAGATAGAAAGTGTTAATACAGAAGCTCTTGAGAAGTTACAGCGCGAAGGGAAGAAGGTTTTTCCACAACCCCATATTCTGAATCTGATCAAGGATAAGAGAAAGCAAAAGCAGTTCTACCAGCATCATAATATTCCTACAGCAGATTTCATTTTGACAGCTGATAAGGCAGAAGTTATCCACAATTCTGCTTTCCTGCCAGCGGTGAATAAACTGGGAAAAGAAGGTTATGATGGAAGAGGAGTACAAGTGTTGCGCTCAGAGAATGACTTGGAAAAAGCTTTTGATGCACCTGGATTATTGGAGAAGTTGATTGATTTTGACACGGAAATCGCGGTGACAGTTGCTAGAAATGAAGCCGGGGAAATGCTCGCTTATCCTGCAGTGGAGTGCGCTTTTCACCCTACAGCAAATCTGGTCGAATACCTTTTTGCGCCAGCTCAAATCAGTGCAGAAATAGAGCAGAAGGCTCAGGAAATAGCCAAAGATGTCATTTTGAAATTGGGCATGGTGGGTATTTTGGCCGTAGAGATGTTTGTGACCAAAGATGGCGAAGTACTGGTCAATGAAGTAGCGCCTCGCCCTCATAACAGCGGACACCATACCATTGAGGCCAATTTCACCTCTCAATTTGAACAGCACCTAAGATCGGTGATGAACTGGCCACTGGGTAATCCATCTTTAAGATGTCCGGCAGCCATGATCAACTTACTGGGTGAAGAAGGACATGAAGGTGTAGCCTACGTGGAAGGGATGGAAGAAGCGATGAAGGAGGAAGGGGTTTATATCCACCTGTATGGCAAAAAAATCACCAAGCCTTTTCGGAAAATGGGACATGTGACCATTTTGGATGAAAATATAGATCAGTTAAAAGAACGGGCTACCCGAATCAAGGAGCTCATTAAAATCAAATCAAAAGCATGA